One part of the Treponema sp. OMZ 787 genome encodes these proteins:
- the rimP gene encoding ribosome maturation factor RimP translates to MEFIQKKDIPYFTECEPLVEGLGFKLVDLNVLHKKDVWQVKAVIKSEKGVGIKDCTSVHRSLQPRIEALIGSQDVTMEVSSPGINRLVKRAVEFYAFVGEEAQIWDNSITDWRHGIIKEVNSEGIILNSDNQDIRIPYQDIKKARCNL, encoded by the coding sequence GTGGAATTTATTCAAAAAAAAGATATTCCGTACTTTACCGAATGTGAACCTCTTGTTGAAGGACTCGGCTTTAAACTGGTTGATCTGAATGTTCTTCACAAAAAAGATGTTTGGCAGGTTAAGGCGGTAATAAAATCCGAAAAAGGGGTCGGTATCAAAGACTGTACCTCCGTACACAGGAGCCTTCAACCCCGTATTGAAGCCCTCATAGGCTCGCAAGACGTAACAATGGAAGTCAGCTCTCCGGGAATAAACCGGCTTGTAAAGCGGGCGGTTGAGTTTTATGCCTTTGTAGGCGAAGAAGCCCAAATTTGGGATAATAGTATTACTGATTGGCGGCACGGAATTATAAAAGAAGTAAATTCCGAAGGCATTATTTTAAATTCTGATAATCAAGACATTCGCATTCCGTATCAGGATATAAAAAAAGCCAGATGTAATCTTTAA
- a CDS encoding type III PLP-dependent enzyme, which yields MERKDYISDSEWKHFMSFSENLETPCVVINLKTIKKNYQKLKENFPYADVFYAIKANPHEEIITMLNEMGSCFDIASRYELDKVLKLGVSPERISYGNTIKKAKDIAYFYEKGVRMFATDSKDDLKNIAQFAPGSRVYVRILVENTTSADWPLSRKFGCHPDMAYDLCIQARDSGLIPYGISFHVGSQQRDIGQWNDAIAKTKYLMGSLEEEEDIKLEMVNMGGGFPASYVTPANDLSEYASEINRYLEDDFGDERPRIILEPGRSLVGDSGILVTEVVMISRKNNTALFRWVYLDTGLFNGLIETLNESLKYPIVTDKDEGCKKWGEVVLAGPTCDSMDIMYEDYKYSLPINLKPGDRVYFLTTGAYTSSYASVEFNGFPPIKTYIMK from the coding sequence ATGGAAAGAAAGGATTACATTAGCGATTCTGAGTGGAAGCACTTTATGAGTTTTTCAGAAAATCTGGAAACGCCTTGTGTTGTTATCAACCTAAAAACAATCAAAAAAAATTATCAAAAGTTAAAGGAAAATTTCCCCTATGCGGATGTTTTTTATGCAATTAAGGCAAACCCGCACGAAGAAATTATAACAATGCTCAATGAGATGGGCTCATGCTTTGACATAGCTTCACGCTATGAACTCGATAAGGTTTTAAAATTAGGTGTAAGCCCTGAAAGAATCAGTTACGGTAACACCATAAAAAAGGCAAAAGACATTGCTTATTTTTATGAAAAAGGCGTTAGAATGTTCGCTACCGACAGCAAGGACGACCTTAAAAATATAGCTCAATTTGCTCCCGGTTCAAGAGTTTATGTGAGAATCCTTGTTGAAAATACCACTAGTGCAGACTGGCCCCTGTCAAGAAAATTCGGCTGCCATCCGGATATGGCTTATGACCTTTGCATTCAAGCCAGGGATTCAGGCCTTATTCCTTACGGTATTTCTTTCCATGTAGGAAGTCAGCAGAGGGATATAGGTCAATGGAACGATGCCATTGCAAAGACAAAGTACCTCATGGGCTCATTGGAAGAAGAAGAAGATATAAAGCTTGAGATGGTAAACATGGGAGGAGGTTTCCCTGCTTCCTATGTTACACCTGCAAACGATTTAAGCGAGTACGCTTCCGAAATCAACAGATATTTGGAAGATGACTTCGGCGATGAGCGCCCCCGAATTATTTTGGAACCCGGCCGCTCTCTTGTAGGAGACAGCGGTATATTGGTAACTGAGGTCGTTATGATTTCGCGCAAAAACAATACGGCCCTTTTTAGGTGGGTATATCTTGATACAGGTCTCTTTAACGGCCTTATCGAAACCCTAAATGAGTCCTTAAAATATCCTATCGTTACAGATAAGGATGAGGGCTGCAAAAAATGGGGTGAGGTCGTTTTGGCAGGTCCCACATGCGACAGTATGGATATCATGTATGAGGATTATAAGTACAGTCTTCCGATCAACCTTAAGCCCGGGGACAGGGTATACTTCCTTACAACCGGAGCTTATACTTCCAGTTATGCTTCAGTAGAATTTAACGGCTTTCCGCCGATTAAAACCTATATAATGAAGTAA
- a CDS encoding leucine-rich repeat domain-containing protein produces MLKTLYKIAALLIFSFFIFSCSEKEEKIGTENKGAQAKVNSQAGLISEKKDKDVQSAGSKTDAVEDLYQKALNEASVIFEFNTVNKKINLSIKADENIKIEGAVPSEISADGSKTEIFVSKNSLALLGDVKELKIHDTEILSGVKIIKAQSLKLLDISFSGLKNIEFADCPSLEALILEGNNKMEKPDFSSLKGLKQLNIAGTKIQDMDFSIFPRLEYLDISSVNLKALDISKNLEIKELYCENSGLTDLDLTKNMKLNLLNCRANKLTDLILFQNKELKHLDCGKNELDKLLVSLNTRLKKLHCDENKIGDLDLSSLKELEELYCHRNKIENLTVGSNPNLKTLFCFENMINEKSMKSLFDSLIAGDGYNFKTLVVYAEKNPGLIYKADEYFDRNFIPTEEMLNSSSFKFWKVYFTLYGLEDMGGIIDSLVQKTGDSF; encoded by the coding sequence ATGTTAAAGACCCTATATAAAATTGCGGCTTTGCTTATTTTTAGTTTTTTTATTTTTTCTTGTTCCGAAAAGGAAGAAAAAATAGGTACTGAAAATAAGGGAGCACAAGCTAAGGTTAATTCTCAGGCCGGCCTTATTTCGGAAAAAAAAGATAAGGATGTTCAATCGGCCGGTAGTAAAACTGATGCGGTTGAAGACCTATATCAAAAGGCCTTAAACGAGGCCTCGGTTATTTTTGAATTTAATACAGTAAACAAGAAAATAAATTTAAGCATTAAAGCTGATGAAAATATCAAAATTGAAGGAGCTGTTCCTTCGGAAATCTCTGCCGACGGCTCGAAAACCGAAATATTTGTATCAAAAAATTCTCTAGCCCTCTTGGGCGATGTAAAAGAGCTTAAAATTCATGATACCGAAATTTTAAGCGGAGTTAAAATAATCAAGGCTCAATCTTTAAAGCTCTTGGATATCTCGTTTTCGGGGTTAAAGAATATAGAATTTGCAGATTGCCCTTCTCTTGAAGCCTTAATCCTTGAAGGCAACAATAAAATGGAAAAGCCTGATTTTTCTTCTTTAAAGGGCTTAAAACAACTCAATATTGCAGGAACAAAAATTCAAGATATGGATTTTTCGATCTTTCCTAGACTTGAATACCTTGATATAAGCTCTGTAAACTTAAAAGCCCTTGACATTTCAAAAAACCTTGAAATTAAAGAGCTTTATTGTGAAAATTCGGGTTTAACCGATCTTGATTTAACCAAAAACATGAAGTTAAACCTTCTTAATTGCAGGGCCAATAAACTTACCGATCTGATTCTTTTTCAAAATAAAGAGTTAAAGCATCTGGATTGCGGCAAAAATGAACTTGATAAGCTTTTGGTAAGCCTTAACACAAGGCTTAAAAAACTTCATTGCGATGAAAATAAAATAGGGGACTTAGACCTTTCTTCTTTGAAGGAGCTTGAAGAACTTTATTGCCACCGCAATAAAATAGAAAATCTTACAGTCGGCTCAAATCCCAATTTAAAAACTCTTTTTTGTTTTGAAAATATGATTAATGAAAAATCGATGAAGTCTCTCTTTGATTCTTTAATCGCAGGGGACGGATATAATTTTAAAACTCTTGTAGTCTATGCCGAAAAAAATCCGGGCCTTATATACAAGGCCGATGAATACTTTGACAGGAATTTTATTCCTACGGAAGAAATGCTGAATTCTTCTTCCTTTAAATTTTGGAAGGTTTACTTTACCCTTTACGGCCTTGAAGATATGGGCGGAATAATCGACTCCCTTGTTCAAAAAACGGGAGACTCTTTTTAA
- a CDS encoding dicarboxylate/amino acid:cation symporter — translation MKIWIKYLIGSALGIIIAVLASSDSEFFNAAVDFTSNIAIQFGRYSLYPVLFFGFTVSISKLRESRSLLRLSIYIALFIILSSFLAALLGLVSVSISSPARIPIFVEETSSVEGLGVGESFLRLFPSSAFEALMDGLYILPLCIFAGFAGAACAVDKNISKPALTLFDSLSRISYAVMAFFVDMFSIGLIALSVSWFIKFQAMLSTKFFTSLVVLLLIDFFIIALVIYPIILKIICRDVNPYKVLYASIAPVCAAFFSGDTNLTLPVLLRHSNESLGVRRRISSVSLPAFSVFGRAGSAMVVTISFIVILKSYSSLGISVKDMFWLVGVSTVFSFFLGRFPVTGTYVSLVAVCAIYGRGFESGFLILRPAAFFIGSVAAAIDALTAMVGTYIIGHLSKMTNTRTLRFFI, via the coding sequence ATGAAAATTTGGATAAAATATCTTATAGGTTCTGCTTTGGGGATTATAATTGCAGTCCTAGCTTCTTCCGATAGTGAGTTTTTTAATGCCGCTGTTGATTTTACTTCTAATATAGCTATTCAATTCGGCCGCTATTCCCTTTATCCCGTTTTATTTTTCGGCTTTACCGTAAGTATATCTAAATTGCGCGAAAGCCGCTCCTTATTACGACTTTCAATATATATTGCCTTATTCATTATTCTTTCGTCCTTTTTGGCGGCTCTTTTGGGCTTGGTTTCAGTGTCCATAAGCTCTCCTGCCAGGATTCCGATATTTGTTGAAGAGACAAGCTCTGTGGAAGGCTTAGGGGTTGGCGAGTCCTTTTTACGCCTCTTTCCTTCAAGTGCCTTTGAAGCCCTTATGGACGGCCTTTATATTCTTCCCCTCTGCATCTTTGCAGGCTTTGCGGGAGCTGCTTGTGCTGTCGATAAAAATATTTCAAAGCCTGCTTTAACACTCTTTGATTCTCTTTCGAGAATTTCTTATGCCGTTATGGCTTTCTTTGTAGATATGTTTTCAATCGGGCTTATAGCCTTATCGGTTAGCTGGTTTATCAAGTTTCAAGCCATGCTTTCTACCAAATTTTTTACCAGTTTGGTTGTTCTTTTATTGATAGATTTTTTTATAATAGCCTTGGTCATATACCCTATAATCTTAAAAATAATATGCAGAGACGTAAATCCTTATAAGGTGCTCTACGCTTCGATCGCCCCTGTGTGTGCCGCCTTTTTTTCTGGCGATACAAATTTAACATTGCCTGTCTTATTGCGTCATTCAAATGAGAGTTTGGGGGTAAGAAGGAGAATCTCTTCCGTATCATTGCCTGCTTTTTCGGTTTTCGGCAGGGCAGGGAGTGCGATGGTTGTTACCATCAGTTTTATCGTAATTTTAAAGTCTTATTCCAGTTTGGGAATAAGCGTAAAGGATATGTTTTGGCTTGTAGGTGTTTCAACCGTTTTTTCGTTCTTTTTAGGCCGTTTTCCGGTAACGGGAACCTATGTTTCCCTTGTTGCAGTTTGTGCGATATACGGAAGAGGCTTTGAATCGGGTTTTTTGATTTTGCGTCCGGCAGCCTTTTTTATAGGTTCGGTAGCTGCCGCCATTGATGCCTTAACCGCCATGGTAGGAACATATATAATCGGCCACCTATCTAAGATGACCAACACACGCACTTTAAGGTTCTTTATATAA
- a CDS encoding adenylate kinase: MNCIFLGPPGAGKGTLAFEVSKSYKIPHISTGDLFRAAIKDQTELGKKVKAVIDSGALVSDDLTIALVKERLEKDDTKNGFILDGFPRTIAQADALEHIVKIDSVINFDISDDEVIQRLSGRRICSSCGQSFHIEFVKPKKEGLCDSCSGELITRPDDKIEAIQKRLETYRHQTAPLIDYYGKKHLIVDIDARPSSDKVLASFEAKFPH, from the coding sequence ATGAACTGTATTTTTTTGGGCCCGCCGGGCGCAGGAAAGGGAACCCTCGCTTTTGAGGTTTCAAAATCGTATAAGATCCCGCATATTTCGACCGGAGATCTTTTTAGGGCTGCAATAAAGGATCAAACCGAGTTGGGAAAAAAGGTTAAGGCTGTCATTGATTCCGGGGCCTTGGTAAGCGATGATCTTACAATCGCCCTTGTAAAGGAGAGATTGGAAAAGGATGACACCAAAAACGGTTTTATACTAGACGGCTTTCCGCGGACAATTGCTCAGGCCGATGCCTTGGAGCATATCGTAAAAATCGATTCCGTTATCAACTTTGATATAAGCGATGATGAGGTTATCCAGCGTCTTTCAGGAAGAAGAATTTGCTCCTCATGCGGCCAAAGTTTTCATATAGAATTCGTAAAGCCCAAAAAAGAAGGCCTTTGCGACTCTTGTTCGGGAGAGCTTATTACCCGTCCCGACGATAAAATCGAAGCCATCCAAAAACGCCTCGAAACTTACAGACATCAGACAGCTCCCTTAATCGACTATTATGGAAAAAAACACCTGATCGTAGATATAGATGCCCGCCCATCATCGGACAAGGTATTGGCTTCTTTTGAAGCGAAGTTTCCGCATTAA
- a CDS encoding Rpn family recombination-promoting nuclease/putative transposase, whose product MEKLFKITLRNDYAFKRIFGTEENKDVLQDF is encoded by the coding sequence ATGGAAAAATTATTTAAAATAACCCTCCGCAATGATTACGCTTTTAAACGTATATTCGGAACAGAGGAAAATAAGGATGTTTTACAGGATTTTTAG
- a CDS encoding leucine-rich repeat domain-containing protein, with translation MAILPKDVNIADVLFEKEKLSFRLPRALKSIGAYALSGNEFDEIHLDFDFIGKGAFSKCKFKNIIISKLPSEVLVDCNMENAVIKDSVQNIGKHALKGCTISGNLVIPNSVTIIESLTFKDFSISGNLVIPNTAKNLESYVFKNCSISGDLIIPNSIKTIVNNCFASCSISGNFSLPNSITSIGEKAFYDSTILNGVIVPDSVKIVGHAAFLNQKYRL, from the coding sequence ATTGCTATACTACCTAAAGATGTGAATATAGCAGATGTGTTATTTGAGAAAGAAAAACTCTCGTTTAGATTACCTAGAGCCCTTAAAAGTATCGGAGCTTATGCTCTTTCCGGAAATGAATTCGACGAAATTCATTTGGATTTTGACTTTATTGGAAAAGGAGCTTTTTCAAAGTGTAAATTTAAAAATATTATCATTTCAAAGCTGCCTTCTGAAGTTCTTGTAGACTGCAATATGGAAAATGCTGTTATCAAGGACTCTGTTCAAAATATAGGAAAGCATGCACTCAAAGGTTGCACCATATCAGGGAATCTTGTTATACCTAACTCGGTGACGATTATAGAGTCTCTGACATTTAAGGATTTCTCCATATCGGGAAATCTTGTTATACCTAATACTGCTAAAAATTTAGAAAGTTATGTTTTTAAAAATTGTTCAATATCCGGAGACCTTATTATACCTAACTCAATTAAAACTATAGTAAATAATTGTTTTGCTTCATGTTCCATATCAGGAAATTTCAGTCTACCCAATTCGATAACAAGTATAGGCGAAAAAGCCTTTTATGATTCAACTATACTAAATGGCGTTATAGTACCTGATTCTGTAAAAATCGTAGGACACGCTGCTTTTTTAAATCAAAAATATCGTCTATAG
- a CDS encoding tyrosine phenol-lyase, with protein MDIKNYPAEPFRIKVVETVKMIDKEQRAKVAKEAGYNTFLINSEDVYIDLLTDSGTNAMSDKQWGGMMIGDEAYAGSRNFHHLEETVQDIFGFKHLVPTHQGRGAENLLSRIAIKPGQYVPGNMYFTTTRYHQEANGGIFVDIINDDAHDAGKNVPFKGDIDLNKLEKLINEKGAENIAYVCLAVTVNLAGGQPVSMKNMKAVRELTKKHGIKVFYDATRCVENAYFIKEQEAGYADKTIKEIVREMFSYADGCTMSGKKDCIVNIGGFLCMNDEELFQAAKEFVVVFEGMPSYGGMAGRDMEAMAIGLKEALQFEYIEHRIKQVRYLGDKLLEAGVPIIEPVGGHAVFLDARRFCPHLDQLQFPAQALAAELYIESGVRSMERGIVSAGRDPKTRENHIPKLETVRLTIPRRVYTYKHMDLVADAVIKLYKHKEDIKGLKFVYEPKQLRFFTARFEHI; from the coding sequence ATGGATATTAAAAATTATCCTGCGGAACCTTTTAGAATTAAGGTTGTAGAAACTGTTAAGATGATCGATAAAGAACAGAGGGCAAAGGTTGCCAAGGAAGCCGGTTACAACACCTTCCTTATTAACTCGGAAGATGTTTACATTGACCTTCTTACCGACTCGGGAACAAATGCCATGAGCGACAAGCAATGGGGCGGTATGATGATAGGAGATGAGGCCTATGCAGGAAGCCGCAACTTTCATCACTTGGAAGAAACAGTACAAGATATTTTCGGCTTTAAGCATCTTGTACCCACCCACCAAGGCCGCGGTGCCGAAAATCTTCTTTCAAGGATAGCAATTAAGCCCGGCCAATATGTACCCGGAAATATGTACTTTACCACCACCCGCTACCATCAAGAAGCAAACGGCGGTATCTTCGTAGACATCATAAACGATGATGCCCATGATGCAGGCAAAAATGTTCCTTTTAAGGGAGACATCGACCTCAATAAACTTGAAAAACTTATAAACGAAAAAGGTGCCGAAAATATAGCCTATGTATGTTTGGCCGTTACGGTAAACCTTGCAGGCGGTCAGCCCGTTTCTATGAAAAACATGAAGGCTGTACGCGAGCTTACAAAAAAACACGGTATCAAGGTCTTTTATGACGCAACCCGCTGTGTAGAAAACGCTTACTTTATCAAAGAGCAGGAAGCAGGTTATGCCGATAAAACCATCAAAGAAATCGTAAGAGAAATGTTCAGCTATGCCGACGGATGCACCATGAGCGGTAAAAAAGACTGTATCGTAAACATCGGAGGCTTCCTCTGCATGAATGACGAAGAGCTTTTCCAAGCTGCAAAAGAATTCGTTGTCGTTTTTGAAGGTATGCCCTCTTACGGCGGTATGGCAGGCCGAGATATGGAAGCTATGGCCATCGGTCTAAAAGAAGCCTTGCAGTTTGAATACATCGAACACCGAATCAAGCAGGTTCGCTATTTGGGCGACAAGCTCTTGGAAGCAGGAGTTCCCATCATCGAACCCGTAGGAGGTCATGCCGTCTTCCTCGATGCAAGAAGATTCTGCCCCCACTTGGATCAGCTCCAATTCCCCGCTCAGGCCCTCGCAGCAGAGCTTTATATTGAATCGGGAGTAAGAAGTATGGAACGCGGTATTGTTTCTGCAGGACGCGACCCCAAAACTCGCGAAAACCATATCCCGAAACTTGAAACCGTCCGATTAACCATCCCCCGCCGTGTTTATACCTATAAGCACATGGATTTGGTAGCAGATGCCGTAATCAAGCTTTACAAGCACAAAGAAGACATAAAGGGCTTAAAGTTCGTTTACGAACCCAAACAGCTCCGCTTCTTTACAGCAAGATTTGAGCATATCTAA
- a CDS encoding ATP-binding protein: MTGIKELIVDEKSPLFDKTGMLYKEFPSDFRQIRYFTLLIVQSAPLEIKGINLLEQQISEIIKNAVKHGNRCNPSKKVKVWYEFSSTHAHLIVEDEGEGFKEIDKWNEFNRKRLECLHKQDFANLGAYVSFRTDQSDEYDGGNALFAALEYWDGGFIFNKKKNGVAMLKKYPQKKHGISI; encoded by the coding sequence ATGACAGGTATAAAAGAACTTATAGTTGATGAAAAAAGTCCCTTATTCGATAAAACAGGGATGTTATATAAAGAATTTCCGTCCGATTTCAGACAAATCAGATATTTTACTCTTTTAATAGTACAATCAGCCCCCTTAGAAATAAAGGGAATCAACCTCTTGGAACAACAAATCAGCGAAATTATTAAAAATGCAGTAAAACACGGAAACCGTTGTAATCCTTCCAAAAAAGTAAAGGTATGGTACGAATTCAGCTCCACCCATGCACACTTAATCGTTGAAGACGAAGGAGAAGGCTTTAAAGAAATAGACAAGTGGAACGAATTCAATAGAAAACGTTTGGAGTGTCTACATAAACAGGACTTTGCAAACCTTGGAGCCTATGTTTCATTTAGGACAGACCAAAGCGATGAATACGACGGTGGAAACGCCCTTTTTGCAGCCCTAGAGTACTGGGACGGAGGTTTTATCTTTAACAAGAAAAAGAACGGCGTTGCAATGCTAAAAAAATACCCTCAAAAAAAGCACGGTATTTCGATTTAA
- a CDS encoding anti-sigma factor antagonist (This anti-anti-sigma factor, or anti-sigma factor antagonist, belongs to a family that includes characterized members SpoIIAA, RsbV, RsfA, and RsfB.) produces MELKIRKNKEVYIIDVSGEMDLYNSYRLKELVMKMIERQIKCMIINLEDVDYIDSSGIGALIYICSTVKKMNLRLFITNIHGSVKKVIELTKLMGYFPITNSLEEALQKMES; encoded by the coding sequence ATGGAACTAAAAATCCGAAAAAACAAAGAGGTTTACATCATTGACGTAAGCGGTGAAATGGACCTATACAATTCATACAGACTAAAAGAGCTTGTTATGAAAATGATCGAGCGTCAAATAAAATGTATGATCATAAATCTTGAAGATGTTGATTACATTGACTCTTCAGGAATAGGAGCATTGATTTATATCTGCTCTACCGTAAAGAAAATGAATTTAAGGCTGTTTATAACAAATATTCACGGTTCCGTGAAAAAGGTTATAGAACTTACAAAGCTGATGGGATATTTTCCGATAACAAACAGCTTGGAAGAAGCATTACAAAAAATGGAAAGCTAA
- a CDS encoding GAF domain-containing SpoIIE family protein phosphatase, with the protein MKEIDSLDFYALITLSVLTTLLLLFLIRITAINKKKAREVSRPFVLLTYSTLASTLIISISAAASIVFKNYIILNIGLLVVVIVFTVYMTLSEKIYLKDQIEKIKKDKANADYIKELQNLPSEESLRARKIINTARLMLQKTNRLIVGKKDISSDMFTYIAESFLTELSADGAAVLAVQSFEDVLAVKALVGSFPPPYKLPDDLARREDHVFSNFKYAQFEMGNSIFTEVASGGKNLLIKSGKEHPLLPDNGSEEFLQHGSLIFFPLMVNTVVVGVAAVSRRPDKAPFSENELRAGDCLSGFAAEMINLTVSILEASEHAEIENITDTVAKIQKILLPKNLKKIPGLEIGEYFLQERGICSDYYDVIVQQKRIFIVLADVAGKSIQSAIIMIMIRAILYLITNTDQNMEAILDWLNKGITGKIDIDHFASISLLSYEPKTNTIEFIGAGHQAMMIWNKEKNKIELFQQKTDPIGIDVRSTYKSIKVPLKKGDVAALYTDGIIETLNTSGEQYGAARLAKIMADNHSEPSKEIVNKVKNDMVSFIGKAQTHDDRTLLIIKAR; encoded by the coding sequence ATGAAAGAAATTGATTCTCTTGACTTTTATGCATTGATTACTCTTTCGGTATTGACTACTTTATTATTATTATTTCTCATAAGAATTACGGCTATAAACAAAAAAAAGGCTAGAGAGGTATCAAGGCCCTTTGTTTTGTTGACATATTCGACCTTGGCCTCTACTCTCATAATAAGTATAAGTGCTGCAGCCTCTATAGTTTTTAAAAACTACATTATTTTAAATATAGGCTTATTGGTTGTTGTAATTGTTTTTACCGTTTATATGACCTTATCCGAAAAAATATACCTTAAGGATCAAATCGAAAAGATCAAAAAAGACAAGGCAAATGCAGACTATATTAAAGAATTACAAAATCTCCCCTCTGAAGAGTCTTTACGGGCACGCAAAATTATAAACACAGCACGGCTAATGCTTCAAAAGACAAACAGATTAATTGTTGGAAAAAAAGATATATCTTCAGATATGTTTACATACATTGCCGAGTCTTTTTTAACGGAATTATCGGCTGACGGAGCGGCAGTCCTTGCAGTACAAAGTTTTGAAGACGTATTGGCAGTCAAGGCCTTGGTAGGATCCTTTCCCCCTCCGTACAAATTACCTGATGACCTTGCACGCAGAGAAGACCATGTTTTTTCCAACTTTAAATATGCCCAATTTGAAATGGGAAACTCTATATTTACCGAAGTTGCCTCCGGAGGAAAAAATCTCCTGATTAAAAGCGGAAAAGAACATCCCTTGCTGCCCGATAACGGAAGCGAAGAATTTTTACAGCACGGCAGCCTAATCTTCTTCCCGCTCATGGTAAACACAGTTGTAGTCGGTGTTGCAGCCGTATCACGCCGTCCCGATAAGGCTCCTTTTTCTGAAAATGAACTCAGAGCCGGCGACTGCTTATCCGGTTTTGCGGCAGAAATGATTAACCTTACAGTAAGCATCTTGGAAGCCTCGGAACATGCCGAAATAGAAAATATCACAGATACTGTTGCAAAAATTCAAAAAATTCTTTTACCGAAAAATTTAAAAAAGATTCCCGGCCTCGAAATCGGAGAATATTTTTTACAGGAGAGGGGTATTTGCAGCGACTACTATGATGTAATTGTTCAGCAAAAAAGAATATTTATAGTCCTTGCAGATGTTGCAGGTAAAAGTATTCAGTCTGCAATTATTATGATTATGATCAGGGCAATCCTCTACCTTATAACAAACACGGACCAAAATATGGAAGCTATCTTGGACTGGCTTAATAAGGGAATCACAGGAAAGATAGACATAGACCATTTTGCAAGTATTTCTCTTTTATCCTATGAACCAAAGACAAATACGATAGAATTCATAGGTGCCGGTCATCAGGCTATGATGATATGGAACAAAGAAAAAAACAAGATTGAATTATTCCAGCAAAAAACGGACCCTATAGGTATAGATGTCCGTTCAACATATAAAAGCATAAAGGTTCCTTTGAAAAAGGGAGATGTTGCCGCACTTTATACTGATGGTATTATCGAAACGCTTAATACCTCAGGCGAGCAGTACGGAGCCGCCAGACTAGCAAAAATCATGGCTGATAATCATTCCGAACCTTCAAAGGAAATAGTAAATAAAGTAAAAAACGATATGGTTTCGTTTATAGGAAAGGCCCAGACTCATGATGATCGCACTTTGCTGATTATTAAGGCTAGATAA
- a CDS encoding metallophosphoesterase, whose amino-acid sequence MKKILCISDQIDPVIYSKDIKEKYGDVDFIISAGDLPIDYLDFVQTSLNKPLYFVFGSHHLKALTHYHPEMAEKTKDGEINIFKKGNTKKSNQGVYIGFKNCKHENLIIAGVSGAKKHNDGKNQFTEKQMKRKLSKMIPSLLLNKLKYGRYLDILVTHSPPLIEGENEDNKQEYFECFTKFIDFFKPKYLIHGQVHIYDPQQSRSTKHGETEIINAYSRHILEVR is encoded by the coding sequence ATGAAAAAAATTCTATGTATTTCGGATCAGATAGATCCGGTTATCTACAGCAAGGACATAAAAGAAAAATACGGAGATGTAGACTTTATAATTTCGGCAGGCGACCTGCCTATAGACTACCTCGACTTTGTACAGACATCCTTAAATAAACCTCTTTACTTTGTTTTCGGAAGCCACCACTTAAAAGCTCTTACTCACTATCATCCCGAAATGGCCGAAAAAACAAAGGACGGAGAAATAAACATATTTAAAAAAGGAAACACAAAAAAAAGCAATCAGGGTGTGTATATCGGCTTTAAAAACTGTAAACATGAAAACCTCATAATCGCCGGTGTTTCAGGGGCAAAAAAGCACAATGACGGTAAAAATCAGTTTACCGAAAAACAAATGAAACGTAAGCTGTCAAAAATGATACCTTCACTACTTTTAAACAAGCTAAAATACGGCCGGTATTTAGATATTTTGGTAACCCACAGCCCGCCGTTAATCGAAGGAGAAAACGAAGACAACAAGCAAGAATATTTTGAATGTTTTACAAAATTTATTGACTTTTTTAAACCTAAATACCTTATACACGGACAGGTGCACATATATGACCCGCAGCAATCCCGCAGTACAAAGCACGGCGAAACGGAGATAATAAATGCATACAGTAGGCATATTCTGGAGGTCAGGTAA